Below is a genomic region from Erigeron canadensis isolate Cc75 chromosome 7, C_canadensis_v1, whole genome shotgun sequence.
CATTAGTTGTTTAACCATGACGGGTGAATCTTCAGATGGAAGATTGGAAAAATCGTAACCTAAAGGTTTGTGAGTCGGTATGAAATTTTGAGCTTGGAGATGAGGGTAAGAATGAGGAAGGTGACCATGGTTGAGCCCTAAATCAACAAAGGTTTGTAGATTTTGGTGTTGTTGTTCTTGATGGTATGGTAAGTATTGATGGTTATCAACTCTAGCGTTTGGAAATGAACCATGTTGGTTCGGACCATGGCTAAGTTGATCAGATCCCATGCTACTTCTTGATGACCCGTCGTTACCTCCAACCTTAAACAAATTCTTCTTCTTGAATACCCTACAAATTACCCATCCATCCTCCTGAAAAAGTGGTTAATTCGTTGACAAAAGTCTTTTAGATAAGTCACTATTCACTTAAGATTAAAGAAAGAAGCAGCAGATTTAAAGGACActgtgattttatatatatatgaatgtattttattttatacatggttCAATGGGTAGCTAGACACAACTAACCTAATTATTAAATGAATTTTTGGGTCTAAGTTCAAATTGTTAGACatgattattaattaattaagcatatatataataagatgtAACTTACAGGAGATGTGAGCGAGGGATTGAGAGGATCATGATGATCATCATTATCTTCTAGTCGATATTCATGCATGATCCAATCAGTCTTTTGGCCGTGTGGAGCTCGTCCCCGATAGAAAACCAGGGTTTTCCTCATACCAATCTTTTCAGAAGTGTTGCGAATACATTTGTCTCTCCCAGTTGCCTTCCAAAATCCAGCGTTCGTCGCTCTGTTCGTCCTTGAACCTGTCGGGTACTTTCTGTCCTTGTGGCTGAAAAAGTACCACTCGTTTTGCGGCGTCGATCCGATGTTGCACCTTTCTGTAAGAATCATCAATCTCGTTTCAGTTAGGAGTAAAAGTCATCGTTTGTATTACGTATATACAGATAATGTACGTTTTGTTAAGTTTGACCAAATAGTTTATTTGAAAGgaagtaaagaaagaaagaaagaaactttaTCTCTTCCGCTGGTTTTGAGCCTTAATACTTCGACGGTGTACGGAGGAGGTTAaaatgtaggcagaccttacctctacctatgTAGAGAGTCTACTTCCATTTCTacttaaatggtag
It encodes:
- the LOC122609534 gene encoding protein BEARSKIN2-like — translated: MASSSGGVPPGFRFHPTDEELLHYYLKKKISFQKFDMDVIREIDLNKVEPWDLQERCNIGSTPQNEWYFFSHKDRKYPTGSRTNRATNAGFWKATGRDKCIRNTSEKIGMRKTLVFYRGRAPHGQKTDWIMHEYRLEDNDDHHDPLNPSLTSPEDGWVICRVFKKKNLFKVGGNDGSSRSSMGSDQLSHGPNQHGSFPNARVDNHQYLPYHQEQQHQNLQTFVDLGLNHGHLPHSYPHLQAQNFIPTHKPLGYDFSNLPSEDSPVMVKQLMSNHGDCDSGSCENQLPVAYQTCEPGLEIGTCEPAQSMVNATGNEWGMMDRLVNTSHIGATDGDGDSSKRVVRYESNTNASSSSSMQQINQVSLHGEMDFWRYGK